A single region of the Streptomyces sp. NBC_00236 genome encodes:
- a CDS encoding CocE/NonD family hydrolase has product MHIQTSFPYETTREDIYVPLPDGTQLYARIWRPVTDEPVPALLEYLPYRLSDWTAPRDWQRHPWYAGHGYASVRVDVRGHGNSEGMPGDEYDAQELADGVAVIHWLAQQEWCSGRVGMFGISWGGFNSLQIAALAPEPLKAIVTVCSADDRYDNDVHYMGGSVLAVDMHAWAATMLAFVCRPPDPADVGDDWRQMWLDRLEAVDPFIHTWLSHQTRDDYWKHGSVCEDYSAIKANVLAVGGWHDPYRDTVLRLVEHLAPEKVRGLIGPWSHQYPDRGLPPGPGIGFLQETLRWWDQHLKDKDTGVMSEPLLRSWISESHRPATVYETLPGRWVGDTSWPSENVAPVAYALQGGPQIVDSPQQTGLDAGRFFPFGNDADLPPDQRDEDAKSVCFEFPVEAAPIEILGRPRVKLRIRMDVPRGQAVARLCDVAPDGSSTLVTRGVLNLAARDGRDRTEDWPVGETEDVTFDLNGIGHTFPPGHRIRLAVSSSYWPWIWPQAGSKGFTLDADGSFVELPVRRHTEDPSIRFEEPEQSEPLGVVFPVTLDEQRPERLVVRDVAKGEWRMEVDPRYGGTRVYPDGLEFTEDAVETYTIQESDPLSARTRSDWTIRLHRPEMAWDVLVETRSEISADADDFITSNEVVCKEGGEVVFHRTWEKRIPRTAG; this is encoded by the coding sequence ATGCACATCCAGACCTCTTTCCCGTACGAGACCACCCGCGAGGACATCTACGTCCCGCTCCCGGACGGCACCCAGCTGTACGCCCGGATCTGGCGGCCGGTCACCGACGAACCCGTGCCCGCGCTGCTGGAGTACCTGCCGTACCGGCTGAGCGACTGGACCGCGCCGCGGGACTGGCAGCGCCACCCCTGGTACGCGGGCCACGGCTACGCCTCGGTCCGGGTCGACGTGCGCGGGCACGGCAACAGCGAGGGCATGCCGGGCGACGAGTACGACGCGCAGGAGCTGGCCGACGGGGTCGCCGTCATCCACTGGCTGGCCCAGCAGGAGTGGTGCTCGGGCCGGGTCGGCATGTTCGGCATCTCGTGGGGCGGCTTCAACTCGCTCCAGATCGCCGCGCTCGCCCCCGAGCCGCTGAAGGCCATCGTCACGGTGTGCTCGGCCGACGACCGCTACGACAACGACGTCCACTACATGGGCGGCTCGGTCCTCGCCGTGGACATGCACGCCTGGGCGGCCACCATGCTGGCGTTCGTCTGCCGGCCGCCGGACCCGGCGGACGTCGGCGACGACTGGCGGCAGATGTGGCTGGACCGGCTCGAAGCCGTGGACCCCTTCATCCACACCTGGCTGTCGCACCAGACGCGCGACGACTACTGGAAGCACGGCAGTGTCTGCGAGGACTACTCCGCCATCAAGGCGAACGTCCTCGCGGTCGGCGGCTGGCACGACCCGTACCGCGACACCGTGCTCCGCCTCGTCGAGCACCTGGCCCCGGAGAAGGTCCGCGGGCTGATCGGGCCCTGGTCGCACCAGTACCCCGACCGCGGACTGCCGCCCGGGCCCGGGATCGGCTTCCTCCAGGAGACGCTGCGCTGGTGGGACCAGCACCTGAAGGACAAGGACACCGGCGTCATGTCCGAACCGCTGCTGCGGTCCTGGATCAGCGAGTCGCACCGGCCGGCCACGGTCTACGAGACGCTGCCCGGCCGCTGGGTCGGGGACACCAGCTGGCCCTCGGAGAACGTGGCGCCGGTCGCGTACGCCCTCCAGGGCGGGCCGCAGATCGTCGACTCACCGCAGCAGACCGGGCTGGACGCCGGCCGGTTCTTCCCGTTCGGCAACGACGCCGACCTGCCGCCCGACCAGCGTGACGAGGACGCCAAGTCGGTCTGCTTCGAGTTCCCCGTGGAGGCCGCCCCGATCGAGATCCTCGGGCGCCCCCGGGTGAAGCTGCGGATCCGGATGGACGTCCCGCGCGGCCAGGCCGTCGCCCGGCTCTGCGACGTCGCCCCCGACGGCTCCTCCACCCTCGTCACCCGCGGCGTCCTCAACCTCGCCGCCCGCGACGGCCGGGACCGTACCGAGGACTGGCCCGTCGGCGAGACCGAGGACGTCACCTTCGACCTGAACGGGATCGGGCACACCTTCCCGCCCGGCCACCGGATCAGGCTCGCGGTCTCCTCCTCGTACTGGCCGTGGATCTGGCCGCAGGCCGGTTCGAAGGGCTTCACCCTGGACGCCGACGGCAGCTTCGTCGAACTCCCGGTGCGCCGGCACACCGAGGACCCCTCGATCCGCTTCGAGGAGCCCGAGCAGTCCGAGCCGCTCGGCGTCGTGTTCCCCGTCACGCTCGACGAACAGCGACCCGAGCGGCTGGTGGTCCGTGACGTCGCCAAGGGCGAGTGGCGGATGGAGGTCGACCCGCGGTACGGCGGCACGCGCGTCTACCCGGACGGTCTGGAGTTCACCGAGGACGCGGTGGAGACGTACACGATCCAGGAGAGCGATCCGCTCTCCGCGCGCACCCGCTCCGACTGGACGATCCGGCTGCACCGGCCGGAGATGGCCTGGGACGTGCTGGTCGAGACGCGCTCCGAGATCTCCGCCGACGCGGACGACTTCATCACCTCCAACGAGGTGGTCTGCAAGGAGGGCGGCGAGGTCGTCTTCCACCGGACCTGGGAGAAGCGGATTCCGCGCACGGCCGGGTGA
- a CDS encoding peptide MFS transporter, translating into MSHTATDTEPTQPPPGDDHAFFGQPRGLMTLSGLEVWERFSFLGMQAILVLYFADTVANGGMGMEAGTAASVSAAYGTLVYLVSVAGGWLADRILGSYRAVLYGGILIAIGHYAMAVPTDAMTWVGLGLISAGTGLLKPNVATMVGKLYRTDDERRDAGFALYYMGINIGAFLGPLITGWLGDHASWHWGFSAAAFGMTLGLIQYVLGRRHLAGRKNTAEFALAPGPMRRAVRLIVIGIVVVAAVATALALAGWLTMDRFVDLLTLVSVIAPVVYFAVMFRSPRVTAEERGRLRPYVVLFLASVVFNFILFQAYSTMMLLASTNARTEIFGFHFPASWYASALGAFEVALAPVVAAVWAKMGPRQPHASNKIAIGVILGGLSFLLMVLPTSGHSSDTYKMAAWWIVGSYLLLGLGDILLETSGMSATTKLAPKAFASQTMALWFLSLALANGIQAQIVKLYGEVSNPAYFGVNGAIAVAAGVAVIAAAPWLRRTMHPVH; encoded by the coding sequence TTGTCCCACACCGCCACCGACACCGAACCGACCCAGCCGCCGCCGGGCGACGACCATGCCTTCTTCGGCCAGCCACGGGGTCTGATGACCCTGTCCGGCCTGGAGGTCTGGGAGCGGTTCTCGTTCCTCGGCATGCAGGCGATCCTGGTCCTCTACTTCGCCGACACCGTCGCCAACGGCGGCATGGGGATGGAGGCCGGCACCGCCGCCTCGGTCTCCGCCGCCTACGGAACCCTCGTCTACCTGGTCTCCGTGGCCGGCGGCTGGCTGGCGGACCGGATCCTCGGCTCGTACCGCGCCGTCCTGTACGGCGGCATCCTCATCGCCATCGGCCATTACGCCATGGCGGTGCCCACCGATGCCATGACCTGGGTCGGCCTGGGGCTGATCAGTGCCGGAACGGGCCTGCTCAAGCCCAATGTCGCCACCATGGTCGGCAAGCTCTACCGCACCGACGACGAGCGCCGCGACGCCGGCTTCGCCCTCTACTACATGGGCATCAACATCGGCGCGTTCCTCGGCCCGCTGATCACCGGCTGGCTCGGTGACCACGCGAGCTGGCACTGGGGCTTCTCGGCCGCCGCCTTCGGCATGACGCTCGGCCTGATCCAGTACGTGCTGGGCCGCCGTCACCTGGCCGGGCGTAAGAACACCGCCGAATTCGCCCTGGCTCCCGGACCCATGCGCCGGGCGGTCCGGCTCATCGTCATCGGCATCGTCGTGGTCGCCGCCGTCGCGACCGCGCTGGCCCTGGCGGGCTGGCTGACGATGGACCGCTTCGTCGACCTGCTCACCCTCGTCTCCGTGATCGCGCCGGTCGTGTACTTCGCGGTGATGTTCAGGAGCCCCCGGGTCACCGCGGAGGAACGCGGCAGGCTGCGCCCGTACGTGGTGCTGTTCCTGGCCTCCGTCGTGTTCAACTTCATCCTCTTCCAGGCGTACTCGACGATGATGCTGCTCGCGTCGACCAACGCCCGCACGGAGATCTTCGGCTTCCACTTCCCGGCCAGCTGGTACGCCTCCGCGCTCGGGGCCTTCGAGGTGGCGCTCGCCCCGGTGGTCGCGGCCGTCTGGGCGAAGATGGGGCCGCGCCAGCCGCACGCGTCCAACAAGATCGCGATCGGGGTGATCCTCGGCGGGCTCTCGTTCCTGCTGATGGTCCTGCCCACCTCCGGGCACTCCTCGGACACGTACAAGATGGCCGCCTGGTGGATCGTCGGCTCGTACCTGCTGCTCGGACTCGGCGACATCCTGCTGGAGACCTCCGGCATGTCCGCGACCACCAAGCTCGCCCCGAAGGCGTTCGCCAGCCAGACGATGGCGCTCTGGTTCCTCTCCCTGGCCCTCGCCAACGGCATCCAGGCACAGATCGTGAAGCTGTACGGCGAGGTCTCCAACCCCGCCTACTTCGGTGTCAATGGCGCCATCGCGGTCGCGGCCGGTGTGGCCGTCATCGCCGCCGCCCCCTGGCTCAGGCGCACCATGCACCCCGTCCACTGA
- a CDS encoding polyprenyl synthetase family protein yields the protein MTVVGPFGLSVRDQALEAGVQAGLAAVESGLLDATKSEVPFITEAAQHLVRAGGKRFRPLLAMLAAQFGDADAPGVVPAAVVVELTHLATLYHDDVMDEADVRRGVDSANSRWGNSVAVLTGDFLFARASHILADLGPEAVRIQAEAFERLVTGQILETAGPRDGRDPVEHYLDVMRGKTGSLIAVACRFGAMMSGADESTTDILTQYGERLGVAFQLADDVLDIASDSHESGKTPGTDLLEGIPTLPVLHLRAQAAADGKPDDLELVELLDGDLNEPGRLDEALRRLRAHPALDQARRDTVRYAQEARATLKPLPSCYAKDALEEMCDAVVHRAG from the coding sequence GTGACCGTCGTCGGGCCGTTCGGACTGAGCGTGCGGGACCAGGCTCTTGAGGCCGGTGTCCAGGCCGGTTTGGCTGCTGTCGAGTCGGGGCTGCTCGATGCCACCAAGAGCGAGGTCCCGTTCATCACGGAGGCCGCCCAGCACCTGGTGCGCGCGGGCGGCAAACGGTTCCGGCCCCTGCTGGCGATGCTCGCCGCCCAGTTCGGTGACGCCGACGCCCCGGGCGTGGTGCCCGCCGCCGTGGTCGTCGAGCTGACCCACCTCGCGACGCTGTACCACGACGACGTGATGGACGAGGCCGACGTACGCCGCGGAGTCGACAGTGCCAATTCCCGCTGGGGCAACTCGGTGGCCGTGCTGACCGGCGACTTTCTCTTCGCGCGCGCGTCGCACATCCTGGCCGACCTCGGCCCCGAGGCCGTCCGTATCCAGGCCGAGGCGTTCGAGCGCCTGGTCACCGGCCAGATCCTGGAGACCGCGGGACCGCGCGACGGGCGCGACCCCGTCGAGCACTACCTCGACGTGATGCGCGGCAAGACCGGCTCACTGATCGCCGTGGCCTGCCGCTTCGGCGCGATGATGTCCGGCGCCGACGAGTCGACGACCGACATCCTCACCCAGTACGGGGAGCGCCTCGGCGTCGCCTTCCAGCTCGCCGACGACGTCCTCGACATCGCGTCCGACTCCCACGAGTCCGGCAAGACCCCCGGCACCGACCTCCTCGAAGGCATCCCGACCCTGCCGGTGCTCCACCTGAGGGCGCAGGCCGCGGCCGACGGCAAGCCGGACGACCTGGAGCTCGTCGAACTGCTGGACGGCGACCTGAACGAGCCCGGCCGGCTCGACGAGGCACTGCGCCGGCTGCGCGCCCACCCCGCGCTCGACCAGGCACGACGCGACACGGTCCGGTACGCGCAGGAGGCGCGGGCCACCCTGAAGCCGCTGCCCTCGTGCTACGCCAAGGACGCGCTGGAAGAGATGTGCGACGCCGTGGTGCACCGCGCGGGCTGA